In Chitinophagaceae bacterium C216, the genomic stretch TCGTACATAACACTACCTGAATATCAGATTTCGTAGCGCTATTTGTGTTAAGCCTATGTATCAGATAGTCTAAACGTACAAACCTATAAAAGGTTTATTATTGCATCAAGTTGTTGGTCTTACTTGTTGTGCTAGTTTTTGAGGAGCTACATCGCAATATGCTGTTGTCAGTAGATCGACGAACAAGTCTTTGGAGACTTTGCTCATTTCTACGAACGTCCAACCTTGTTTACCCCAACTGTTTTCTACTGGGTATATGACTGTTTTATCTACTGCGGAAAAAACATCTTGGTGTATTTCGGATAGTTTAAGACAGGCTCTTTTGGATTTCTCGTCATAGGTTACGAAAATTTTTTTCTTCACTCGAAAGGATATTTTTTCGAAGTGCGGTTCTTCTGTCACTTGTGGAAAGGATAGTGCCAATTTTCTTAGTGTTGTCAGTGAAATCATTTAATCAACTTTCTTTTAAAGTATTTGCAATATCTATAGAGAGTACTTACTAAGCTATTCAATTAAAACTTCTTCTTGCTTGGTTTAGATATTATGACGACGGAAGGGACCAGCTTATTATTCATCGCTTAGCTGCACCTGAAGCCCTATGCCATCAATTACATATTCCGGAAATTCGGAGAAATCTATATTTTTAAAATGGGATTCTAGAGATTGTTTATCCGTCAAATGAAACTTTTCAATACTGTATTCTATTACTTTTTTATTTAACGAACTTACAAAAATATCGATTTGTTTGTTCAAGTTCGATTGGAAAAGCAATTCATTGAGCTGCTCATAACTGATACTCTTTCGTCCGAATTGTTTTTCATATCCGACTGAAAGTTCTTTTATGACATCTGTATAATAAATAGGTGATGTGAAATAAATAGAACCAAGCTTAGTTAATGGAAAGTCTTCTTGAATAATTGAGAGTGATTCGTCTATATGAACTATAGCCGTTGAAAAGGCTGTCGGCTCTTTGTGATATATACTTAAGTGTAAAGTGCTATCTTTTATATATTGCCGTGCATTTATTGAAAAGTTTAATGTGTCTTGATCTACAATCCAAAAATAACTGTAAGATTTTGACAAAAATCCTAATTCGTAGGAGGGGTTTAATTCGTTTTGACGCTTTGCGATAATAGTATCGTTTTTTTCGTCAAATAATGCAGAAGGGTTGCGAGAGGTACTATTCTGATTGCAAGATAGCCAGCTAAGCGATGTAACGAATATTAGTAAGAGCAGTTTTATTATAGGTTTGATCATTTTGGTGTGTTTATGAATGAGGCTGCGAATTATCAAAACAACAGACTGATAGGGAGGGCTCCTAATCAACTGATGTTGATTTTATGCTCCAATTTAAGAAAATTATCTCAATAATGGGGGATATTGTTTCAATCTGAGGAGAAATCAGCAAATCTTTCCTTGCTGTTTGAAACATCTATCTTCCGGCTTCACGAACAGCTTTAGAAAAACGATCTACTTTATCATATCTAATGACTGGGATACGAGGTGGTGTGTTTCGGACTATATAAACTTGTGGCCACTATAATTGAGATGGGGAAAAACTAAGCATATAAGTGTTTCTGTTGCGATGCAAGTAATTTTTTCTATTTGGAGTAAACAGTTTTAGTATAGAGCCGTTTAAACGCGTTATATACAGCCTAATGCATCACTGTGGAGTGCAGCTCATCAGGTAAGTAATCAAAATGCGTAATAAGGCGGGGATGCTTTTTTAGTAATTTATAAAGTGCTCTTGCTTGATTATACATGCTTAGATCTTCTTTTTTATTGGGTGCGGCAATGAAGACTTTTGTGTGTGGATTTAATTGCATCTTAAATAAACTATCTGCTTGCTTTAAGAGTATGGCGTCACCCCACCAAAGACTAGGGCTGATGATAATATAGGTATTAAACAAAGATGTTTTTTCCAGTAAAATTTCTGTACATAAAAGTCCTGCTAGACTTTCGCCGATAATGGTGCGGTTAGTATTAGCTTTGTATTTTTTTTCAATATAAGGCAATAGTTCTTTTTCAAAAAAGGCGATATAATTTGCAGATTCTCCGTAGCTGGGAAAGTTTTCTTTTGAGAAGCCCATCTTCTCAACAAAATCCAGATTGGCGACTTGAAAGGTAAAATCGCGTCGGCGATTGACATTTTCAATTCCTACTACAATAGATTTAGGAAAGCGGGCAATCCAAGGTTGGGTATTAAATCTTACAATACCTGTGATGTGAATGAAATCCTCCTCAATACCTCCGTCGGGGATATAAATAACGGGTTAGGTGATAGTATCATCTACATTGTATTCTTCGGGCAGATAAATATTAATGGTTCTGGTTTCTCTCAGTACGACTGATTCTAATTTCTCGGTGACGCCAATGGCCAGCGGCTGTACGTGCGTTTGTGCTAATATGGTTAAACCACCCGATAATAAAAACCCAATAATTGCAAATGCCTTTTTCATAATGTTAGCTGCTTTTCTTCGTTAGGAATCTACAAATTTTAAATTTGCAGCTAAATTAAGATAAACACTCTAGCTATATCGTTTTATCTGAGCGATATTTTACAACTCCTAGCGCATTATTGAGAGGAATAGCTTGCCTACAATTTTGATTGGGAATAACGATGAAATTCTTCTATGTCGTGGTAACCAAAAACTTCAATTTCGGGATGGTCGTTTACAAGTTTGCGTATTTTATCAAGCGATGCCAGCCTTAAAATATTATCATCAGCCCTTAATTGTGCTAATTCGTTTACAGGATGCCGCTCATCGGTAAGTTCTACGCGCATATAATACGCGTCAGCCACATAAAAAAGCCACTTGTCATTTGCTTTAAGAGATACACCGCATTGTCCCATAGTATGTCCGAAAAGAGGTATTAAATAGATGTCGGTGTTGATATCAATATTGACTTTTCTTGCTTCAAAGCCAAACCAGTTAAAGTCAGAGCAGCCATAGGTTTTGATAATAGGATGATGCTCCAATGGAAGTTTGAGATATCTTGGATTTCCGGAATTAAAGTTCTCTAGCTCTTCATTGCTCACATGAACGGTGGCTTTTGGAAAGTCGGCTAACCCTCCAACATGGTCGTTATCCAGATGGGTAACAATGCAATCGGTCACGTTTTCAGGATCTAATCCCAGTTTTTTAATTTGGCGTATTGCGGTGATATTTTCATCAAATTGATACCCTACCAGATCAATTAGTTCTTGTCCTATTCTTTCTTTGGGATGTAGCGTATCCTGAAGTCCGATGCCGGTGTCAATCAGAACCAGTTTATCATTTTCCCTAATCAATAAGCAATGGCCACATACATTATCGTTGATAGGGGATACAATTTTAACGCAGTTGAGATGATATATTTCTATCATAGCTTAATTGATTAAACCGATATTAGGGAGGTTTTACGACTAAAGAAGACGCCGTAGGACGGTGTTTTCGGTACTATAATTCCGCACCCCAATGATACATAAAGTTGCAGATAGAATCAAAAAACTTAACGCCCAGATGTATTGGCCTTAGTAGCCATTCTTTTCTCTTTGGAGAGAAAATCAAATATGGCCTCGGCTACCTTGTCAGCTTCTTCTTCTTGCGGAAAGTGGCCGCTC encodes the following:
- a CDS encoding putative metallo-hydrolase, whose product is MIEIYHLNCVKIVSPINDNVCGHCLLIRENDKLVLIDTGIGLQDTLHPKERIGQELIDLVGYQFDENITAIRQIKKLGLDPENVTDCIVTHLDNDHVGGLADFPKATVHVSNEELENFNSGNPRYLKLPLEHHPIIKTYGCSDFNWFGFEARKVNIDINTDIYLIPLFGHTMGQCGVSLKANDKWLFYVADAYYMRVELTDERHPVNELAQLRADDNILRLASLDKIRKLVNDHPEIEVFGYHDIEEFHRYSQSKL